A section of the Methanomassiliicoccales archaeon genome encodes:
- a CDS encoding site-specific integrase: MTGSVISYACPRNIGIRFATGVRPSELRLAHYEDLKLRKMTLYVRHPKGEGNWASPQDVEIIRADMIPFIEQYLRERKEWIKSHGLTQATPLFPSLGERGDALGFYSANGFRLIKKKIEVISGVEFKLKDFRSTLTSITVNGDLSRLPAMSAQLRHASVATTQKSYFAMERGVAGKQLRDAWKEHPIASSIKHEKAVIDQNRHLPGYG; the protein is encoded by the coding sequence ATGACTGGGTCAGTGATCTCATATGCCTGTCCGAGGAATATTGGTATCCGTTTCGCCACCGGGGTCCGGCCGTCCGAGCTCAGACTGGCCCATTATGAGGACCTGAAGCTTAGGAAGATGACCCTCTATGTCAGGCACCCGAAAGGTGAAGGTAACTGGGCATCACCGCAGGACGTCGAGATCATACGTGCTGATATGATCCCCTTCATTGAGCAATATCTGAGGGAGCGGAAGGAATGGATAAAGAGCCACGGACTGACCCAAGCAACTCCACTTTTCCCCAGTCTCGGAGAGAGAGGGGATGCACTGGGCTTTTACAGCGCAAACGGTTTCAGACTGATCAAGAAGAAGATAGAAGTGATCTCCGGAGTCGAGTTCAAGCTCAAGGACTTCCGATCGACCCTAACCTCGATCACCGTCAACGGAGATCTCAGCAGATTGCCTGCAATGTCGGCTCAATTGAGGCATGCAAGCGTAGCAACTACCCAAAAAAGCTACTTCGCAATGGAGAGGGGAGTTGCGGGCAAACAGCTACGGGATGCATGGAAAGAGCATCCCATAGCCAGCTCAATAAAGCACGAAAAGGCCGTTATTGACCAAAATCGTCACTTGCCTGGATATGGATAA
- a CDS encoding transglutaminase domain-containing protein: MRRLVIIAITMVVIIALVMAGSFILFMNPRTPNGFEVSSLRAPTIVIESPVERVHHTGSNGNSPVNLGLNWTITPIYAGYGGVIDITAMNYESTQVYVYAVGLSWKGTSIETWRNVSVTISGYQHASLGMLFFKAPANITGGYYSIKLKAEVKVSGGIGWNDIGAYKITEDRYAEIVKPLTYLDHTTATNTPVYYSKVNKRIDMGATQTIVSNILTNNSNIYSIQAVADAFDWVRDHIVYTNDPNDYWQSATETLSWRTGDCEDYAILLASMIDQMGGNARVNIIDGHAFATVFVGSDASVIGNVTEAISSHYQTDVPVHFLNDTTGYWMVIDPTGFPYAGGLATLSGPVLYNANHNWSFDSSTWLSQVDATGSTEDTGLFPFQTKL; the protein is encoded by the coding sequence ATGCGTAGGCTAGTTATCATCGCAATCACGATGGTGGTCATTATAGCCTTGGTCATGGCGGGATCGTTCATCCTGTTCATGAATCCGCGGACTCCCAACGGATTCGAGGTCAGTTCGCTCCGCGCCCCTACCATTGTCATCGAATCGCCGGTCGAACGTGTCCATCACACCGGGTCGAATGGCAACTCCCCGGTCAATCTCGGTCTGAATTGGACCATAACCCCTATCTATGCTGGATACGGCGGGGTCATTGACATCACCGCAATGAACTATGAATCCACGCAGGTCTATGTCTACGCCGTTGGATTGTCCTGGAAAGGCACCTCGATCGAGACCTGGCGTAATGTGTCCGTGACGATTTCTGGATACCAGCATGCGTCGCTTGGAATGCTGTTCTTCAAGGCCCCGGCAAATATCACCGGCGGCTACTATTCGATCAAACTGAAGGCCGAGGTAAAGGTCAGCGGCGGTATAGGCTGGAACGACATCGGGGCTTACAAGATCACAGAGGATAGGTATGCCGAGATAGTCAAGCCGCTTACCTACCTGGATCATACAACGGCCACCAATACTCCCGTTTACTATTCCAAGGTCAACAAACGTATCGACATGGGAGCCACCCAAACCATCGTCTCCAATATCCTGACCAACAATTCCAACATCTATAGCATCCAAGCAGTGGCGGATGCATTCGATTGGGTACGTGATCATATCGTCTACACCAACGATCCAAATGATTATTGGCAATCGGCGACCGAGACCCTGTCTTGGCGCACCGGCGATTGCGAGGATTATGCGATATTGTTGGCATCGATGATCGATCAGATGGGGGGAAATGCCCGGGTGAACATAATCGATGGCCATGCGTTCGCCACGGTCTTCGTTGGATCCGATGCAAGCGTCATCGGCAACGTGACCGAGGCAATATCCTCCCATTACCAGACCGATGTCCCCGTCCATTTCCTTAACGATACCACCGGTTATTGGATGGTCATCGATCCCACCGGGTTCCCCTATGCCGGAGGACTGGCAACCCTTTCCGGTCCGGTCCTATACAATGCGAACCACAACTGGTCCTTCGATTCAAGCACCTGGCTGTCCCAAGTCGACGCCACCGGTTCGACCGAGGACACCGGTCTATTTCCGTTCCAGACAAAACTTTAA
- a CDS encoding NAD-dependent epimerase/dehydratase family protein — MMRLEGRRIFVTGCAGFIGSHMVDALLRNGNEVVGVDNLSAGKMEFLTEAQRSDRFRFVKLDLLKNDIAPAMEGCDAVFHFAANPDVRQGPSNTRTHFEQNIEATFRVLEAMKELKVKNIAFPSTSTIYGEATQIPTREDYGPLVPISIYGASKLACEALISSYAYTFDMEAVIYRFANVVGSRSTHNVLHDFIHKLEKDSSRLEILGVEPGTNKSYVHVSDCVDGMLTGAKKATSKVEIYNIGSEDTLDVKGIADSVVNGMKLGNVRYDWTGGVQGGRGWIGDVKLMRLDVEHLKSKGWSPRFNSSQSIHKAVLEILTSKHL; from the coding sequence ATGATGCGGCTGGAAGGCCGCAGGATCTTTGTCACGGGTTGCGCCGGTTTCATCGGCAGCCACATGGTCGACGCGCTGTTGCGCAACGGCAATGAGGTGGTCGGCGTCGACAATCTATCCGCCGGCAAGATGGAGTTCCTGACCGAGGCACAACGCTCAGACCGGTTCAGGTTCGTCAAACTGGACCTGCTCAAGAACGATATCGCCCCGGCCATGGAAGGGTGCGATGCGGTATTCCATTTTGCGGCCAACCCAGACGTCCGGCAGGGACCTTCCAACACCCGTACGCATTTCGAACAGAACATCGAAGCCACGTTCCGAGTTCTGGAGGCGATGAAGGAGCTCAAGGTCAAGAACATCGCCTTCCCTTCCACATCGACGATCTACGGCGAGGCCACCCAGATCCCCACCAGGGAGGATTACGGGCCGCTGGTCCCGATCAGTATCTACGGGGCTTCGAAGCTTGCCTGTGAGGCCCTGATATCGTCCTACGCGTACACGTTCGACATGGAAGCGGTCATCTACCGCTTTGCGAACGTCGTCGGTTCCAGGAGCACGCATAACGTCCTCCATGACTTCATCCACAAACTGGAAAAGGATTCCAGCCGGCTGGAGATACTGGGGGTCGAACCGGGCACGAACAAGTCCTACGTCCACGTGTCCGATTGCGTTGACGGCATGCTGACGGGGGCAAAGAAGGCGACGTCCAAGGTCGAGATCTACAACATCGGGTCCGAGGACACATTGGACGTGAAGGGGATCGCGGACTCAGTGGTCAACGGCATGAAGCTGGGAAACGTCAGGTACGATTGGACCGGAGGGGTCCAGGGCGGCCGCGGCTGGATAGGCGATGTGAAATTGATGCGCCTGGACGTGGAGCACCTGAAGTCCAAGGGATGGTCTCCCAGGTTCAATTCAAGCCAGTCCATCCACAAAGCGGTGCTTGAGATCCTCACCTCAAAACATCTTTAA
- the rdgB gene encoding RdgB/HAM1 family non-canonical purine NTP pyrophosphatase, whose protein sequence is MREMAIVTSNKGKMQEFKAGLEPLGFKVTQLDVECDEIQTDTLEEVVKSCVAQVELMGKTDFILDDSGLFLHNYDGFPGVYSSYAFKTIGSKGIIKLLDREPERGAHFECVIGCSIQDVGRIFVKGACQGWIDYTERGKGGFGFDPVFVPDGSTKTFAEMDMDEKNKISHRGIAINKLVEQLKWRMGDNK, encoded by the coding sequence ATGAGAGAGATGGCCATCGTAACGTCTAACAAAGGCAAGATGCAGGAATTCAAGGCCGGGTTGGAACCTTTGGGCTTCAAGGTGACCCAGCTCGACGTGGAATGCGATGAGATCCAGACCGATACACTGGAGGAAGTGGTGAAGAGCTGCGTGGCCCAGGTCGAGCTCATGGGGAAGACCGACTTCATACTGGACGATTCAGGACTGTTCCTGCACAACTACGATGGTTTTCCCGGAGTCTACTCCTCTTACGCGTTCAAGACCATCGGGTCCAAGGGCATAATCAAGCTCCTGGACAGGGAACCGGAAAGGGGCGCGCACTTCGAGTGCGTGATCGGGTGCAGCATCCAGGACGTGGGCCGCATCTTTGTCAAAGGAGCCTGCCAGGGATGGATCGATTACACCGAGAGGGGGAAGGGCGGATTCGGCTTTGATCCGGTGTTCGTCCCCGACGGTTCGACCAAGACCTTCGCGGAGATGGACATGGACGAGAAGAACAAGATCTCCCACCGGGGCATCGCCATCAATAAGCTGGTCGAGCAGCTCAAATGGAGGATGGGGGACAACAAATGA
- a CDS encoding KEOPS complex kinase/ATPase Bud32, with protein MEVIRRGAEAVIARDVWMGRKVIIKSRVTKGYRHPDLDASIKVSRTKNEARLIQDARRNGVPTPIIYDIDLKNGKIVMEEIEGERVKDVLDSADEGTCSEVCKEIGRLVALLHKASLTHGDLTTSNMILRDGKIWFIDLSLGTRNAMIEEMGVDLHLLHEAFQSAHSKILPMYDVILDSYHSNFERGNEVLKKIKEIEDRGRYT; from the coding sequence GTGGAAGTCATCAGACGTGGCGCGGAGGCCGTGATCGCCCGTGATGTTTGGATGGGGCGGAAGGTCATAATCAAGAGCAGGGTGACCAAGGGCTATCGCCATCCCGATCTGGACGCTTCCATCAAGGTGTCCCGCACCAAGAACGAGGCACGCTTGATCCAGGATGCCAGGAGGAACGGGGTCCCGACCCCGATCATCTATGACATCGACCTGAAGAACGGGAAGATCGTCATGGAGGAGATCGAGGGGGAGAGGGTCAAGGACGTCCTCGATAGTGCCGATGAGGGAACCTGCAGTGAAGTATGCAAGGAGATCGGGAGGCTAGTGGCGTTGCTGCACAAAGCCTCGCTCACCCATGGGGACCTAACCACCTCGAACATGATCCTCCGTGACGGCAAGATATGGTTCATCGACCTTTCCCTTGGCACGCGCAATGCCATGATCGAGGAGATGGGGGTCGACCTGCACCTCCTCCATGAGGCGTTCCAGTCGGCCCATTCCAAGATACTGCCCATGTATGATGTCATTCTCGATTCCTACCACTCCAATTTCGAACGGGGGAACGAGGTTCTGAAAAAGATCAAGGAGATAGAGGACCGGGGGAGATACACATGA
- a CDS encoding ATP-dependent DNA helicase, producing the protein MTETKCLGSDTHEVPADLFPYDIVREGQRQFLEDARSCMKNKINLLAHAPTGLGKTAVALTASLETSLESDGFVFFLTSRQSQHAAAVETLRHIWKRHRVSAVDMISREDTCLCRKKGGGVPCLSSGDCYFLDEARINEAADKLLEYPLHVQEVIRMCIRVGACPHHAAIKALTMADIAVCDYNQVFGDVNTSLIDRTGRKAEEMIMVVDEGHNLPTRIMENHSHVLTREMLQRACNSTGNRRFRAMFESLERTMDDISSLTGDPYLDTMALDDVLMSEFSIDCAQAADEMDRYFIGRSRHSVEDLIEFLANWHAFGDSTVRYAERHPARIITRFIEPSLVSSAVFDRVRCSLLMSGTLHPPEMFADVLGLADRCACRRYPSPFPPGNRLVIGVEGVSSKYDLRTDDMFRTMASKIVETCEATPGNVAAFFPSYDFMQRVEPFIRESNMGKRILMERREFGKNEKEAMISDLRRDRNALLMATIGGSFAEGVNFNDNLLSSIVVAGFPFSPPTMEGEVMKSRYEKRYGARKAILYVSTYPAVSRVLQAAGRAIRSEFDRAAMVLLDERYLMPSMQTAFPEDFHIEKVRDLGATLHRFHANEGGSEEGNLPTTAKEREAVKPIGAGDAGP; encoded by the coding sequence ATGACCGAAACCAAGTGCCTTGGGAGCGACACCCATGAAGTCCCGGCCGACCTCTTTCCATACGATATCGTCAGGGAAGGGCAGCGCCAGTTCCTGGAGGACGCCCGATCCTGCATGAAGAACAAGATCAACCTGCTGGCCCACGCCCCTACCGGATTGGGAAAGACGGCGGTGGCCCTGACCGCTTCTCTGGAGACATCCCTGGAGAGCGACGGCTTTGTCTTCTTCCTTACCTCCCGCCAATCCCAACACGCCGCGGCGGTAGAAACGCTCCGCCATATCTGGAAGAGACACCGGGTCAGTGCAGTGGACATGATCTCACGCGAAGACACCTGTCTGTGCCGGAAGAAGGGCGGCGGGGTTCCTTGCCTCTCGTCGGGGGACTGCTACTTCCTGGATGAGGCCAGGATCAACGAGGCGGCTGACAAGCTCTTGGAATACCCGCTCCATGTCCAGGAGGTCATTCGGATGTGCATAAGGGTAGGGGCCTGCCCCCATCATGCGGCGATTAAGGCGCTGACCATGGCGGACATCGCCGTATGCGACTACAACCAGGTGTTCGGCGATGTGAACACCAGCCTGATCGACCGGACCGGAAGGAAGGCAGAGGAGATGATCATGGTGGTCGACGAGGGCCATAACCTGCCGACCAGGATCATGGAGAACCACAGCCACGTCCTGACCCGGGAGATGTTGCAACGGGCCTGCAACAGCACCGGCAACCGCCGGTTCCGTGCCATGTTCGAATCTCTGGAAAGGACCATGGACGACATCTCATCGCTTACGGGAGACCCCTATCTGGACACGATGGCGCTGGACGATGTGCTGATGTCGGAGTTCTCCATTGACTGCGCCCAGGCGGCCGACGAGATGGATCGGTACTTCATCGGCCGCAGCCGCCATTCCGTGGAGGACCTTATCGAATTCCTGGCCAACTGGCATGCTTTCGGGGACTCCACGGTCCGGTACGCGGAACGGCATCCCGCCAGGATCATCACCCGGTTCATCGAGCCTTCTCTTGTGTCGTCCGCGGTCTTCGACCGGGTGCGCTGCTCCCTCCTCATGTCGGGAACGCTTCATCCCCCGGAGATGTTCGCGGACGTGCTGGGCCTGGCGGACCGCTGCGCCTGCCGCCGTTACCCCTCCCCATTTCCTCCAGGCAACCGCCTGGTGATCGGTGTCGAGGGAGTCTCGTCAAAATACGATCTGCGCACGGACGACATGTTCCGCACCATGGCCTCCAAGATCGTGGAGACCTGCGAGGCCACGCCGGGCAACGTGGCCGCGTTCTTTCCCTCCTATGATTTCATGCAGCGGGTCGAGCCGTTCATCCGTGAATCGAACATGGGGAAAAGGATCCTGATGGAAAGGCGGGAGTTCGGGAAGAACGAGAAGGAGGCCATGATCTCCGACCTTAGAAGGGACAGGAACGCACTGCTCATGGCAACGATCGGCGGTTCCTTTGCGGAAGGGGTCAATTTCAATGACAACCTTCTGTCCTCCATCGTGGTGGCGGGTTTCCCATTCTCACCACCTACCATGGAGGGAGAGGTCATGAAGTCCCGCTATGAGAAGAGATACGGCGCAAGGAAAGCGATCTTATACGTATCGACATACCCGGCGGTCTCCCGCGTACTGCAGGCCGCCGGCAGGGCCATCCGCAGCGAGTTCGACCGAGCTGCCATGGTTTTGCTGGATGAGAGGTATCTCATGCCGTCGATGCAAACGGCCTTCCCGGAGGATTTCCACATCGAGAAGGTGAGGGACCTGGGAGCGACCCTGCATCGGTTCCATGCGAATGAGGGCGGGTCGGAGGAAGGGAATCTGCCGACAACGGCCAAGGAGCGGGAGGCTGTCAAGCCGATCGGGGCGGGTGATGCCGGACCCTGA
- the radB gene encoding DNA repair and recombination protein RadB yields the protein MDYIPTECGALDAMLGGGIETSCITLLYGEAGTGKTNLCLVMARNVARTGKKVIYVDSEGVSVERLRQISGKDYEEVTRNVLFSEVHSFPEQETMVDKAIKLAEGNPDFGLIVIDSMTMYYRLTSREEERSERRSIAGMSARLLTLARKRGLPVLITSQVYTDIDKGTSEALGGNVLMHNSKTIVKLERIGTGRRRAIVMKHRHLAEGRSGEFALVDWGITC from the coding sequence GTGGATTATATCCCGACCGAATGCGGAGCCCTCGACGCGATGCTTGGCGGGGGCATCGAGACCAGTTGCATCACCCTGCTCTATGGTGAGGCCGGTACCGGGAAGACGAACCTTTGCCTGGTGATGGCCAGGAACGTGGCCAGGACGGGCAAGAAGGTCATCTATGTGGACTCCGAGGGCGTTTCGGTGGAAAGGCTGCGCCAGATATCCGGGAAGGATTATGAGGAGGTCACCAGGAACGTTCTGTTCTCGGAGGTGCATTCGTTCCCCGAGCAGGAGACGATGGTGGACAAGGCCATCAAACTGGCGGAAGGAAATCCGGACTTCGGACTGATCGTCATCGATTCCATGACCATGTACTACCGGCTCACCTCCCGGGAGGAGGAGCGGAGCGAGAGAAGGTCCATCGCCGGCATGAGCGCACGACTGCTGACGCTCGCCAGGAAGAGAGGCTTGCCCGTGCTGATCACTTCCCAGGTGTACACCGATATCGATAAGGGCACATCCGAGGCATTGGGGGGAAACGTGCTGATGCACAACTCCAAGACCATCGTGAAACTTGAACGGATCGGAACCGGCCGGCGCCGGGCTATCGTCATGAAGCACCGTCATCTGGCAGAAGGAAGGTCGGGGGAGTTCGCCCTGGTCGATTGGGGAATCACCTGTTGA
- a CDS encoding polyprenyl synthetase family protein has product MEFPKEMITIAKDVDKSLMAYLDVGKHEKLRKAMKHYPEAGGKRMRPVMAILVADAVGKQGSKAMPFGCSLEIIHNFTLVHDDVIDQDPVRRGRPAVHVLFDMPTAIIAGDALFAIAYEVLAETDVGLEDLRTIFHSVSETVYLIAEGQQMDVDFEGTDTVKIDEYVEMVEKKTAVLFACAAEGGAIIGGGTKRQVKDMKEYARRMGIGFQMWDDVLGIKGDTKKTGKPVGSDIRNGKRTLIIVHAMEHLKDGSKDKATLLEALGNERATDAQVNKAIGILEKTGSIEYARSEALRYAKEAKQKLDCLKPSREKDVLAALVDFAVGRDA; this is encoded by the coding sequence ATGGAATTCCCTAAGGAAATGATCACCATCGCAAAGGATGTGGACAAAAGCCTGATGGCCTATCTGGACGTCGGGAAGCATGAGAAGCTGAGGAAGGCCATGAAGCACTACCCGGAGGCGGGCGGAAAGCGGATGCGTCCGGTGATGGCCATCCTTGTCGCCGATGCCGTGGGGAAGCAGGGCAGCAAGGCCATGCCGTTCGGCTGCTCCCTGGAGATAATCCACAACTTCACCCTGGTGCACGATGATGTCATCGATCAGGACCCGGTCAGACGGGGAAGGCCGGCGGTGCACGTGCTGTTCGACATGCCCACCGCCATCATTGCCGGGGACGCGCTTTTCGCCATCGCCTATGAGGTACTGGCCGAGACCGATGTGGGCCTGGAGGACCTTCGCACCATCTTCCATTCCGTCTCCGAGACCGTCTACCTGATCGCCGAAGGCCAACAGATGGACGTGGATTTCGAGGGCACGGACACCGTCAAGATCGACGAGTACGTGGAGATGGTGGAGAAGAAGACCGCCGTCCTGTTCGCCTGTGCCGCCGAGGGCGGGGCGATCATCGGCGGAGGGACCAAGAGGCAGGTCAAGGACATGAAGGAGTACGCCCGGCGGATGGGCATCGGGTTCCAGATGTGGGATGATGTGCTCGGCATCAAGGGCGACACGAAGAAGACCGGAAAGCCGGTAGGCTCCGACATCAGGAACGGCAAGAGAACGCTGATCATCGTCCATGCCATGGAACACCTTAAGGATGGGTCCAAGGACAAGGCGACGCTCCTGGAGGCCCTGGGAAACGAGAGGGCGACGGACGCCCAGGTAAACAAGGCCATCGGGATCCTGGAAAAGACCGGGTCCATCGAATATGCACGGTCGGAGGCTCTGCGCTACGCCAAGGAGGCCAAACAGAAACTGGATTGCCTCAAGCCCAGCCGGGAGAAGGACGTCCTTGCGGCACTCGTGGACTTCGCGGTCGGACGCGACGCCTGA